GTTGGACGACGACATTATGGAGGCCTATCTGGCAGAGGCGCCCATCGAAACGGAAACCCTCCTGACGGCCATCCGCAAGGCGACCATCGGTTTGCAACTGGTTCCGGTTTTGTGCGGCAGCGCACTCAAAAACAAGGGGATCCAACCCCTGCTGGACGCCATCGTCCGTTTTCTTCCCAGCCCCGCCGATGTGACTGCCACCCAGGGCGTTCATCCGGATACCGGCGAAATGATTGCGTGCCTCCCCGACGAAAAGGCCCCCCTGGCCGCACTGATCTTCAAGGTTTCGATGATCGAAGGCCGCAAACTTTCCTATGTGCGCGTGTACAGCGGCAAGCTCAATGCCGGCACCGACGTTTACAATTCCAGCCGCAAACTAAAGGAAAAGCTGTCCCGAATTCTCAAAATGCATGCCAACAAGCGCGAGCGGGTGGACACGGTGGGGCCCGGCGCCATTGTGGGTGTCGTGGGACTGAAGACCTCCTCCACGGGGGAATCCCTTTGCCAGCCGGACCATCCCGTGCTGCTGGAGACCATGGACTTTTACGAACCGGTGATATCCGTTGCCGTGGAACCCAAAACCCACAGCGACCAGGAAAAGCTCCAGCAGGTGCTGGAAAAATTCATGGCCGAAGATCCCACCTTGCGGGTCCGTGAGGACGAAGACACCGGCCAGACCATTTTATCGGGCATGGGAGAACTGCACCTGGAGGTGATTACCAGCCGTATGCAGCGGGAGTTCAACACCCAGGTCAATGTCGGCAAGCCTCAGGTCGTTTATCGGGAAGCCATCGAATCCGCAGCCGATGGAAATGCCGTTTTCGACAAGGAAGTCGCTGGGCACCGCCATTACGCAGAGGTATCGCTGCGGTTGGAACCGCTGCCGCGCGGTGAAGGCAACCGCTTCGAATCCCGCCTCGACGAAACGGCGCTGACGCCGGAAATGACCAAGGCCGTGGAAAAAGGGGTGCTGGAATCCCTGGAAAGCGGAAGCCTCATGGGGTATCCGGTGGTGGATGTCAAGGCGGTGCTGACCGCTGCCGGTGCC
This window of the uncultured Desulfosarcina sp. genome carries:
- the fusA gene encoding elongation factor G; translated protein: MKKKDTIDNIRNIGIIAHIDAGKTTVTERILYYTGRSHKIGEVHDGEAVMDWMVDEQERGITITSAVTTCQWNGKDIQIIDTPGHVDFTIEVERSLRVLDGAVGVFCAVGGVEPQSETVWRQADRYKVPKIAFVNKLDRIGADFFNTVEMMRERLKAKPLILQIPVGVEDGFSGVIDLVRMQQIQWDDDTLGASYSTGEIDADLQDDARMHREQLLETLAELDDDIMEAYLAEAPIETETLLTAIRKATIGLQLVPVLCGSALKNKGIQPLLDAIVRFLPSPADVTATQGVHPDTGEMIACLPDEKAPLAALIFKVSMIEGRKLSYVRVYSGKLNAGTDVYNSSRKLKEKLSRILKMHANKRERVDTVGPGAIVGVVGLKTSSTGESLCQPDHPVLLETMDFYEPVISVAVEPKTHSDQEKLQQVLEKFMAEDPTLRVREDEDTGQTILSGMGELHLEVITSRMQREFNTQVNVGKPQVVYREAIESAADGNAVFDKEVAGHRHYAEVSLRLEPLPRGEGNRFESRLDETALTPEMTKAVEKGVLESLESGSLMGYPVVDVKAVLTAAGAKESNGTELAFTVAASMAVREALAGGGAFLLDPIMAVEVIVPEDFMGEVIGDLNARGGKIEAIEPKAGVQTIKVTVPLAKMFGYSTSLRSATQGRGTFSMQFSHFDRS